The Brassica napus cultivar Da-Ae chromosome C7, Da-Ae, whole genome shotgun sequence genome has a segment encoding these proteins:
- the LOC106432748 gene encoding transcription factor HBI1-like, with the protein MLESLVSLESMSLSSMDVSVLERLKWLQQQQQQVLSTTNASPELLQFHGTNNDELLQNTFSHFQMLGSGFGPNYSMGFGPSHEAMDGCISRTNSCQMDQADTVGVMLKNSEENITISLKNKRKSEVKTREEEKTEKKIKVEAETESNMKVKSNLSNTEASSETSKQKSKAASETQKLDYIHVRARRGQATDRHSLAERARREKISKKMKYLQDLVPGCNKVTGRAGMLDEIINYVQSLQRQVEFLSMKLAVLNPELELAMEDLSVKQFQAYFTNLPVVVASKPSLMVDAPLFPLDQQGSLDLSVINPNQATTIEAPSASWETQSQSLYNTSSLGFQY; encoded by the exons ATGTTGGAAAGTCTTGTCTCTCTAGAAAGCATGTCCTTGAGCTCCATGGATGTGTCTGTACTTGAAAGGCTTAAATggctgcaacaacaacaacaacaagttctGAGCACTACTAATGCTTCACCTGAACTTCTTCAGTTCCATGGAACCAACAATGATGAGTTGTTGCAGAATACCTTCAGCCATTTTCAAATGCTTGGATCTGGTTTTGGACCAAACTATAGCATGGGTTTTGGTCCTTCACATGAAGCTATGGATGGCTGCATTTCAAGAACAAATAGCTGCCAGATGGATCAAGCCGATACAGTGGGGGTAATGTTGAAGAACAGTGAAGAAAACATAACTATTTCCTtgaaaaacaagagaaaatcAGAG GTTAAGACAAGGGAAGAGGAAAAGACAGAGAAGAAGATCAAAGTAGAGGCTGAGACAGAGTCAAACATGAAAGTAAAATCAAACTTGAGTAACACGGAAGCATCTTCAGAAACTTCAAAGCAGAAATCAAAGGCAGCTTCAGAGACCCAGAAATTGGATTATATCCACGTGAGAGCTCGTCGAGGCCAAGCAACAGACAGACACAGTTTAGCAGAAAgg GCAAGAAGAGAAAAGATCAGCAAGAAGATGAAGTATCTGCAAGATCTTGTCCCTGGATGCAACAAAGTCACTGGAAGAGCTGGTATGCTTGATGAGATCATTAATTATGTTCAATCTCTCCAGAGGCAAGTTGAG TTCTTGTCGATGAAACTGGCTGTCCTAAACCCAGAACTCGAGCTTGCTATGGAGGACTTATCTGTAAAACAG TTTCAGGCGTACTTTACAAATCTTCCTGTAGTAGTTGCTTCAAAGCCATCACTAATGGTTGATGCGCCATTGTTTCCGCTGGATCAGCAAGGATCTCTAGATTTATCAGTGATAAACCCGAACCAAGCAACAACTATTGAAGCT CCATCTGCAAGCTGGGAAACTCAGTCACAGAGTCTCTACAACACATCTAGCCTCGGATTTCAGTACTAA